From the Halomonas sp. MCCC 1A13316 genome, the window CCATCCATTACCTTGACGATGTTACCGATGCGCTCCGAAGAGGCCGTGATCTCCTCCATGGTGTTCACGACCTGCCCCACCACTTGGCCGCCGCGGGTCGCCACATCGGAAGCCGACTGAGAAAGCTCGCTGGCATGACGCGACGAATCCGCGGTGTGCTCGACGGTGCTGGTGATCTCTTCGATCGAGGCCGAACTCTGCTGCAGGCTCGAGGCGGCATTCTCGGTACGCCGGGAGAGATCCTGGCCGCCGGTCGCGATTTCGCTCGCCGCTACGGTCACCGACTCACTGGCATCACGAATGGTGAGCATGACATTCTCGATACGCGATACGAACTGGTTAAAGGCGCCTGCGATTTGCGCCACCTCATCGCGACCGTTCTCGGGCAGGCGTCGGGTAAGGTCGCCTTCACCACTGGCGATGTCGGTCATGGCATCGCGTACTGCCTGCAACCGGCGGAACATCAGTTTGAGCAGTGTTCCCAGCACCAGGGCCGCCCCCAGCACCACCAGTACCAGGGTCACCAGCGATGTTCCCAGTACGGTGCGCAGTCCGGCCCTGGCTTCGCGTTCGTCCAGCGCTACGACTAGCTGCCAGTCGGTACCCTGGATGGGCACGCTACGCAGCAGCTTGTTGCGCCCCTCCAAGGCGAGGTGCACTGGCTGTTCAACGCCGATCGGGGAAGAAAAGTAGCCGGCATCGAAGGTCTCGGACAGACGCGAAGCCGGTTCCAGCGTCATCTCGGGATCGGGATGCGCCACTAACGTACCATCGGCAGTAACCAGAAAGGCGAAGCTTTCCGGTGTTGGTGCAATGGCACCCACATTGGCCACGATGGTATCGATGGCGATGTCCCCACCGCCAACCGCAACCAGCTGATCATCGACATGGAAGGGCGTGGCGATGGTGACGATCAAACCGCCGGTACTGGCATCCACGTAGGGCTGCGTAACGATGGTGTCACCGGCCTCTACGGCCTGGAGGTACCACGGGCGCTGGCGCGGATCATAGTCTGCCGGCGGATTCCAACCGTCGGAGAAAATCCCACTGCCATCCGCCGGGTCGGCCAGATACACCGAAATGAAGCCACCGGCAGCGGCCCCCTGTTGCAGCGCTGCCATCGGATCATCATTTCGAGCGACTGGTGCCAATGCTTCCAGCATGTCAGCGCGGGCCTCGATCCACTCGCTGATGGCAAGTCCATTGCCCTGGGCTTCGGCCGCCAGGTTGCGCGCGATCTGCTGGTCGTTATGACGTTGAAGGGTGAAGTAGTTAATGGCGGCGTTGAGTAGCAGCGACACGGCAATGACGGCAGCCGTGGCCAACAGCAAGCGCAGTCGCAAAGAGGTGAGCATGATAGGGGTCTCGCTTGTAACGGGATGCGGAGCCGGACGCCTCCTTGCACCGGGGTTACCCGCATATCGGCCGCGAGAGAATAGACTTTAGGTGGATTTCAGCGCGCGTGAATAATAACTTCCACTCGGCGATTCTGAGCCCGCCCCTCCCTCGTGTCGTTGCTGGCCAGGGGGCGTGTATCGGCGAGGCCCACTGCGCGAAGACGCTCTGAGTCGACACCCGCCCGCTCAAGGGCGTGAACGATGGCGATAGCCCTGGCACTGGAGAGCACCCAATTGGAGGGGAATTCTTCGGTCTGAATCGAACGACTGTCGGTATGCCCCTCCACAGCGACTTCTCCATCGTGGCGCTGGATCACTTCCATCAGGCTCTGAACGAGCGCCTCACCGTCGTCGGTCAACTCGGCCGTCGCGGTGGGAAACAGCATCCGATCCTCCACGCGCAGCTTGATACCCTCGGCCACCCGCGAAACCTCAACTCCCTCGAGGTCTGCCAGGTATGGGGCATCGTCCAAACGCTCGCTCAGCACGGCTTGCAGCTCCTCGGTCGCCGCTATGGCTTGCGGGTCGATTACCCCAACGCCGTTCGGCGGGCGATCGGTCAGCACCAGCGCAAATTCGGCAGCGGAAACCGGCAGTGGGCCGTTGGCCACCAACACCGGTTGCGGAGACGCCGGTGGCGACAATACAGGCAGAGGCGACTCACGTTTCGCCAACAGGGCCAGCGGCGTGGGCGGAGCCGTAAAGGCAACCCGTTCGCTCGGCGCCGGGTGCGGTAGCCCTGCCACGCCCAGCGCAGCTGCAATAGCAGATTGGCTCAGCTGGCCGCGAGCCGGACGAGGCACGGCCGGCACAGGCAACGCCTTTGCCATCTCACTGGGCAACGGAATGGCAAAGGGAACGTGCGTGGCGAGTGGCGCTGCCTCCTCGTCAGGCTGCCCGAAGCTGGAAAGCGTAAAGATGAGCACCATCAGCGCCACCAGAAGGGTCATGATGTCCAGGTAGCCGATCATCCAGGTGCTGTCCTGATCGTGATCGTAGTGGGTCGGCATCAGTGATTCGTGGCGCATGGGCCCACGATGATCACCGCTGCTTGAGTGCAGGGTACTCATCGAAACGGTTGTTAACCTGGAGGCATGAAAGGGAGACGCGAAAAGATGCCTAGACTAACGGGTCTCGATGACGGGTGAAACCATGAAAAGCGCCCGCCGAAGCCGGTTTCTCGATACCGCCTGAAACTGTCAGGCGTCTTGAGGCGTCACGCCATTGCGGGTGGCCAGATAGCGTTTGGCGAAGAGGTCGGCCGGCAGCGGTTGGCCGGTGAGATACCCCTGGATCAGTTCGACGCCATGCCGAGCCAGGGCTTCACGCTGCGACTCGGTCTCGACCCCGACGGCAGCCAGGCGCAGCTCCATTTCTCGAGCCAGCCCCGCCACCGCGGCCACGATGGCCGCACTGCCCCGCTGTCCGCTATCCAGGCGCTGCACGAAACGGCGGTCGATCTTGACCATGCTGATCGGCAGCTCCTGGAGATAACCGAACGAGGCATAGCCGGTGCCGAAATCATTGATGGCGACCTCGCCACCCAGGCGCCGCAAGCGCTTGAGCACGATGGCCGCCTGGTGGGGTTTTTCCATCAGCGTGCGCTCGGCGATCTCGAAACCCAGCAGGCCCGGCTGCAGCTTGTGTACGTTGAGTTTGGTGGCCACGCGCACGGGCAGGTCGTGCTGCCAGAACTGGCTTGCCGACAGGTTGATGCTGATGGGGACCGGCCCGGCCCCCAAGGTGCTCCAGGCGGCCAGCTGCGTGCAGATCTGCTCGAGAATGTACTCATCCAGCTGCGGCAATAGCCCCGCACGCTCGGCCAAGGTGACGACACTGGCCGGCGGCACGCTGCCCAACAGGGGGTGGTGCCAACGCAGCAGCGCCTCGGCGCCCTGCAGCCGGCCTCCTTCACGCTGGAAAACGGGTTGGTAGTGCAGTTGCAAGCCCTCTCCCGTGGCAAACGCCTCGCGCAGGGCCGTTTCGAGCGCGCGCTGGCGATCGTCCTGCAGATTCATCTCGTTGCGGTAGAGGCGGTAGCCGTTGCGGCCTTCCTGCTTGGCCCGATACATGGCGACATCGGCGTTATGTACCAACGATTCCGCCGTCGAAGCATCATCAGGGTAGAGGCTGATACCCAGGCTGCAACCGAGGCGAAACTCCTGGCCTTCGATCACGCAAGGCTCGCGGACGGCTTCCACCAGACGTCGGGCTACTCGGGCCACTTCGTCCACCTCTTCGAGGTCGGGAAGCAGCACGAGGAATTCATCGCCCCCGAGACGGGCAAGGGTGTCATCCTCTCGCAGGCGTAGCTGCAGCCTCTCGGCCATCATGACCAGCAGCTCGTCACCGAAGGCGTGGCCCAGCGCATCGTTGACCTCCTTGAAATGATCAAGATCGACAAAGATGACGGCCAGCCGGCTCTGGTTGCGATGGGCGTGGCGTATCGCCAGCTCCAGTCGGTCCTCCAGCAGGCGACGGTTGGGCAGCCCGGTAAGGGCATCGTAGTAGGCCAGCCTGCGAATACGCTCTTCATTGTCACGCAGGTGTGTGATGTCGCTGAACAGCGAAGCGTAATGCGTAGCTACCCCACTATCGTCGGTGATCGCCGTGATCGTCAGCATTTCCAGATAGAGCTCGCCGCTCTTGCGCCGATTCCAGATTTCGCCGCGCCAGTAACCACTGCGCTGCAGGGCGTCCCACATCTGACGGTAGAAGGCAGCGTCGTGGCGCCCCGACGACAGTATTGCGGGCGTTTTTCCGATCACCTCCTCTGCGGTGTAACCGGTCATATGGGTGAATGCACGATTGGCGAATTCGATGCGATTAGCGGTATCGGTGATGATGATTCCTTCCAGCGAGGAATCGATCACCCGCTCGGCCAGTTGCCGGTTTTCCCGCGACTGGGCAAGCGCACGGTCGCGCTGCTCCAGGGCGTTACGCAGGTCCTGCATGTAGAGGTGCTCGGCGCCAGCCAGCATGTCGCGAAAGCCCAGCAGCCCTACCACTTCATCGGCCTCATCCAGCACGGCCAGGTGGCGTACGCGATGATTCATCAGCAGATCCCGCGCGGCTATCAGGGTATCGTTCTGGTGCACCGTCAGCAGGGGTCGACTGGCAAGCGATTCGATTGGCGTATTCCCCGGATGGCGCGCCACGAACCGCACCAGGTCACGCTCGGTGAGAATGCCCAGCTCGCCATCCTCGCACTTGACCACAACGGCATCGCACTCGGAGAGCCGCATCGAACGCGCCGCCTGGGCCAAGCGCAGCTCGCCTTCCAGCACCAGCGCGCGCTGACGCATGGCGGCCTGAACCTCGCGCAGCCTCAGGTAGGGCTCGAGCCCCTGGTTCAGGGCAACATCGGTTTGCGAAAGGATTCCCAGCGGGGCGCCAGCGTCATCCACCACAAGGAAATGCCGGCGCCGCTCGGCATTGAAGCGCAGCGCGGCTTCGCTGACCGGCGTGCCTGAGGGCAGGCTCACCACCGGCTGGCTCATGAACTCCGATATGGGCTGACGTACGGCATCGGGGTCGGCGAAATTGACTGCAAGCGCGTCATGTTCCGTCCAGATACCCAGGGGCTGGCCCGATTTAACCACGACGATCGAGCTGCATTGGCGTGCCGCCATTCGCTCGGCTGCCATCCACAGCGGTGTCTCGAACTCACAAGTCAGCAACCCGGACTGCATGATGCGTTCGATAGTTAGCTCTTGGCTCATGGCGCCTCGCTGGCTGGAAACTGCTGCTTGAGTCAACGTCTACAGCGAACCCAAGTGCAACCTGCACGCTTCCCTGTCTGCTCAAGATCCCTGCTTGTCTGGATGCAACATTAAAAATGTAGCCAATCCGTAACTGCATTTTATCCACTTGGCATAACTTTGCATCAACGAACGGAAAAAATGTCCAACGGTACGCTCAAGGGCGCAAAAAATTGCATCAAACATTAAAGTTATTCGCGGCTGTGCCGATAGGTTTTGCGGGAGAGGCTGTCTACTAGGCGGCCTTGGGGAGGATGCTGAAGGACTGCTTCAGCAAAGGCATATATAAGGAAAATACGAAATGTCTTCGCCACTAACCGATGCCACCAATGCCTTGAACACGTCGGCACTTCACGAGCTGACACCACGCCAGCGCAAGGAAACCGTGCTCGCCACGCTACCTTCGGCCGGAACCGCCTTGGCCCAGGCCAAGAGCCACGGCCAATCGCCCAGCTCTGCCGACCTGGTCGAGCCGATTCAACGCATCAATGAAGTACTTCGCCAGTACGGCGTGGAATTCGAACTCAACGACACGTCACGGGTGATTACCCGCATCGTGGATCGTGAAACGGGTGACGTACTGCGCCAAATTCCTTCGGAGGAAGTACTGGCCATCGCCGAGCGGCTGGAAGAGTTGCAGGGGCGGTTGATCAACCTGAAGGTGTGAGTATCACACCTGCATGTTCATGACGTCCTTATAGGCCGTCACCAGGCGATTACGAACCTGCAGCCCCATCTGGAAGGCGACGCTGGCTTTTTGCATGTCGACCATGACGTCGTTGAGCTCGACATTGGGATCGCCGGCCTGAAACGCCATGGTCTTGGCGGCGGATGCCTGCTGCAGGCTGTTGATGCGCTGTATCGAAGCCTGTAGCTCGCCGGCAAAGCCGCCCTGCCCCACCTGAGTGGAAACCTGCTGCCCCTTGCCAACCTGACCGCCGGCTTGGGTCGCCAGGCTCTGCATCTGTGCCAGCGCCGACTGGATGGCCGGTGAACTCATGATCCATGCCCTCTTGCAGAATGATAGTTTGCCGCTGCCATAACCAACCGGCCCCTGGCGAATGTAGAGCAAGGCTAACAGCTTACGAAGATTTACCAAACTGCCAAATGGCAGGTAAAAAAGGGGCTTTTCCCGCCTTTGGACTGGAAGACGGCTCGCATAATAGCTCCCATCACAGTTGCGCCCCTTGCGGGCAGCCAGAACGCGGTGAACGGATGCAGTCGATGCCATCTTCCAGCAACATTTTGCAAGCAGCCGATGGCGCTCTCCTACGGGGGGGCGCATGAGCAACGGTGCCACGACGCAGGAGCGTCAGAACGCCTCGGGTAGCGCGTCTTCCACTGCGCTGCTGGAGCGACTCCAGCAGCAGCTTCGCGGAAACCCGCTGTTTGCCGTTCTGATCGGTGGAGCCGCCATGATCGCAATCGTGGTGGCTCTGCTGATGTGGGCGCGCGAGCCCGAGTATCGTGTCCTTTACAGCAACCTCACCGAGGCCGATGGCGGCCGCATCATCGGCGAACTGGACACTCGCGGCGTTCCCTATCGCTTCAGCGAGGGTGGAACAGCGCTGCTGGTGCCGGGAGATTCCGTTCACAGCTTGCGCCTGCAACTGGCCGAACAAGGTTTGCCGCGCGGTGGCAACGTCGGCTTCGAACTGATGGACAATCAAGCCTTCGGTGTCAGCCAGTTCGCTGAGCAGGTCAACTTTCAGCGCGGCCTCGAGGGCGAGCTGACGCGCTCTATCGAATCCCTCGGGCCGGTTTCCCGCGCCCGCGTTCACCTGGCCATGGCCCGCGATTCGGTATTCGTACGCGACCGCGAGCCAGCCAAGGCCTCGGTCATCGTCACCCTGGAACCCGGTCGGGTCATCGGCGATGGCCAGGTCAATGCCATCATTCACATGGTTTCGAGCAGCGTACCGGACCTCGCCGCCGAAAACATTACCGTGGTCGATCATGGCGGTCGCATGCTGTCGATGCCGAACAGCCAGGGTCGTGGTCTCGACGCGACTCAGCTCGACTATATCGCCGAGGTCGAGCGCTCCTTCCAGCAACGCATCGAGAACATTCTCTCGCCGATACTTGGCCGCGAGAGCATCAGCGCCCAGGTAGCCGCCCAGATCGACTTCTCACGTCGCGAAGAAACCAGCGAGCGCTATGGCCCCAACCAGCCGCCCAACGAAGCCGCAGTGCGCAGCCGCCAGTCCAGCCTTTCCTATAACGGTGGCGACGGTGTGGCAATGGGCATACCCGGTGCGCTGAGCAACACCCCTCCGGGAGTCGCACCCTCACCCATCGAAAATCTGCCCACCGATGAAGAAGGAGAGCTCACCGAGGAAGCCCAGCAGAGCCTACAGGCGCTGAACAACCTGAACCAGGACGACGTCGTCAACTACGAGGTCGACCGCAACGTTCAGCACATTCAGCACCGCCAAGGGCAGGTGACTCGCCTGAGCGCCGCAGTGGTAGTGGATTACCGTGAAGAGCGCAACGAAGAAGGCGAATGGGAGCGCGTTCCGCTCAGCGAGGTCGAGATCGCTCAGATCGAAAGCCTGGTGCGTCAGGCCATCGGCTTCTCCCAGGCACGTGGAGACGCCATTGAAGTCGTCAACAGCCCGTTCACTCGTGACGTTGAGGAGTTCGAGGAACTCGAGTGGTGGCAGTCGCCCCAGGTGCATGCACTGGCGCTCACCATCGGGCGTTACCTGCTGGTGGCAC encodes:
- a CDS encoding methyl-accepting chemotaxis protein gives rise to the protein MLTSLRLRLLLATAAVIAVSLLLNAAINYFTLQRHNDQQIARNLAAEAQGNGLAISEWIEARADMLEALAPVARNDDPMAALQQGAAAGGFISVYLADPADGSGIFSDGWNPPADYDPRQRPWYLQAVEAGDTIVTQPYVDASTGGLIVTIATPFHVDDQLVAVGGGDIAIDTIVANVGAIAPTPESFAFLVTADGTLVAHPDPEMTLEPASRLSETFDAGYFSSPIGVEQPVHLALEGRNKLLRSVPIQGTDWQLVVALDEREARAGLRTVLGTSLVTLVLVVLGAALVLGTLLKLMFRRLQAVRDAMTDIASGEGDLTRRLPENGRDEVAQIAGAFNQFVSRIENVMLTIRDASESVTVAASEIATGGQDLSRRTENAASSLQQSSASIEEITSTVEHTADSSRHASELSQSASDVATRGGQVVGQVVNTMEEITASSERIGNIVKVMDGIAFQTNLLALNASVEAARAGEQGRGFAVVAGEVRQLATRSAEASREIRSLIDASGQKVAAGTELVRRAGATMEELVAGVNRVAKVLGEISVAASEQSDGIGQVNVAVAELDRMTQQNAALVEESTVAAEQLKDQADRLAEAVGGFKLSERRLAQA
- a CDS encoding flagellar protein FlaG — protein: MSSPLTDATNALNTSALHELTPRQRKETVLATLPSAGTALAQAKSHGQSPSSADLVEPIQRINEVLRQYGVEFELNDTSRVITRIVDRETGDVLRQIPSEEVLAIAERLEELQGRLINLKV
- the fliF gene encoding flagellar basal-body MS-ring/collar protein FliF is translated as MSNGATTQERQNASGSASSTALLERLQQQLRGNPLFAVLIGGAAMIAIVVALLMWAREPEYRVLYSNLTEADGGRIIGELDTRGVPYRFSEGGTALLVPGDSVHSLRLQLAEQGLPRGGNVGFELMDNQAFGVSQFAEQVNFQRGLEGELTRSIESLGPVSRARVHLAMARDSVFVRDREPAKASVIVTLEPGRVIGDGQVNAIIHMVSSSVPDLAAENITVVDHGGRMLSMPNSQGRGLDATQLDYIAEVERSFQQRIENILSPILGRESISAQVAAQIDFSRREETSERYGPNQPPNEAAVRSRQSSLSYNGGDGVAMGIPGALSNTPPGVAPSPIENLPTDEEGELTEEAQQSLQALNNLNQDDVVNYEVDRNVQHIQHRQGQVTRLSAAVVVDYREERNEEGEWERVPLSEVEIAQIESLVRQAIGFSQARGDAIEVVNSPFTRDVEEFEELEWWQSPQVHALALTIGRYLLVALGILLGYLLILRPLIKRHTERPMLATTPGTGLQVRVGDDTEASEGELEAAGEEDDALRPYQKPKRKRRSSAYEDHLAELRELAQEDPRMIAMIVRSWMNKE
- a CDS encoding EAL domain-containing protein → MSQELTIERIMQSGLLTCEFETPLWMAAERMAARQCSSIVVVKSGQPLGIWTEHDALAVNFADPDAVRQPISEFMSQPVVSLPSGTPVSEAALRFNAERRRHFLVVDDAGAPLGILSQTDVALNQGLEPYLRLREVQAAMRQRALVLEGELRLAQAARSMRLSECDAVVVKCEDGELGILTERDLVRFVARHPGNTPIESLASRPLLTVHQNDTLIAARDLLMNHRVRHLAVLDEADEVVGLLGFRDMLAGAEHLYMQDLRNALEQRDRALAQSRENRQLAERVIDSSLEGIIITDTANRIEFANRAFTHMTGYTAEEVIGKTPAILSSGRHDAAFYRQMWDALQRSGYWRGEIWNRRKSGELYLEMLTITAITDDSGVATHYASLFSDITHLRDNEERIRRLAYYDALTGLPNRRLLEDRLELAIRHAHRNQSRLAVIFVDLDHFKEVNDALGHAFGDELLVMMAERLQLRLREDDTLARLGGDEFLVLLPDLEEVDEVARVARRLVEAVREPCVIEGQEFRLGCSLGISLYPDDASTAESLVHNADVAMYRAKQEGRNGYRLYRNEMNLQDDRQRALETALREAFATGEGLQLHYQPVFQREGGRLQGAEALLRWHHPLLGSVPPASVVTLAERAGLLPQLDEYILEQICTQLAAWSTLGAGPVPISINLSASQFWQHDLPVRVATKLNVHKLQPGLLGFEIAERTLMEKPHQAAIVLKRLRRLGGEVAINDFGTGYASFGYLQELPISMVKIDRRFVQRLDSGQRGSAAIVAAVAGLAREMELRLAAVGVETESQREALARHGVELIQGYLTGQPLPADLFAKRYLATRNGVTPQDA
- the fliE gene encoding flagellar hook-basal body complex protein FliE, which codes for MSSPAIQSALAQMQSLATQAGGQVGKGQQVSTQVGQGGFAGELQASIQRINSLQQASAAKTMAFQAGDPNVELNDVMVDMQKASVAFQMGLQVRNRLVTAYKDVMNMQV
- a CDS encoding OmpA family protein; this encodes MRHESLMPTHYDHDQDSTWMIGYLDIMTLLVALMVLIFTLSSFGQPDEEAAPLATHVPFAIPLPSEMAKALPVPAVPRPARGQLSQSAIAAALGVAGLPHPAPSERVAFTAPPTPLALLAKRESPLPVLSPPASPQPVLVANGPLPVSAAEFALVLTDRPPNGVGVIDPQAIAATEELQAVLSERLDDAPYLADLEGVEVSRVAEGIKLRVEDRMLFPTATAELTDDGEALVQSLMEVIQRHDGEVAVEGHTDSRSIQTEEFPSNWVLSSARAIAIVHALERAGVDSERLRAVGLADTRPLASNDTREGRAQNRRVEVIIHAR